A part of Melittangium boletus DSM 14713 genomic DNA contains:
- a CDS encoding Ig-like domain-containing protein: protein MKRIIPLLFTGWVFACINVPEIEPRPVPTPPEESDSPDSGTPLGDLTISITDPVEKAYTSTSITLTVEVRGGVADTVQLHKEGELLATLSSPFRYTWDTTREEERDYALTARAIRSGKVFTSAPVTVVVDRTNLQVASRSPANDATNVDYSQPIQVVFTKPVKETTVSDTTVSFAVAGVLTDKTLTLSSDGKTLTIKPKERPALPAKFSIGLSRGITDIAGNALVVPSTSWAFEVPDWYSFGGAIQATGGDNSWLKDPSMVIDAQDNPIVAWTEAMTYGGRASIFVYKWDGKAFAPIGPALNGTATGSAYHPSIALANDGNPVVAWHESDGFNENIYVKRWTGANWQTVGTGPLSAENDIRPSPLPTPARNPSIATNDRNIYVAWEEQTIEGHSTIYVWKSFNGENFSSVGPSNGSVNAVPGRTSGTNPSLVLNRDGQPIVAFQEETKEQDPSQKIYVLNYKNGTWHYAVPPFQDSSTPNNSGGLSSSTDFPAAKNCSLTIDLQNNLHLAWEETSQHDAPSDIHVFRSSGAQTWTRTGHPLSSFSGLATFARFPSIHATESGRIFTTWREFSWYKDGFEHLLSSSWDGSNWTSLTATDGLNKTQDTVLISRIKTNSHEQPIVIWLEDNSSRDPYSGRRLYVRKHNE, encoded by the coding sequence CGCCGGAGGAAAGCGACTCACCGGACTCGGGGACGCCGCTGGGTGACTTGACCATCAGCATCACGGACCCAGTGGAGAAGGCCTACACGAGCACGTCGATCACGCTCACGGTGGAGGTGCGTGGGGGAGTCGCGGACACGGTGCAACTGCACAAGGAGGGGGAGCTGCTGGCGACGCTCTCCTCGCCCTTCCGGTACACATGGGACACGACGCGCGAGGAGGAACGTGATTATGCCCTCACGGCGAGGGCGATCCGATCGGGCAAGGTTTTCACGAGTGCGCCGGTGACGGTGGTCGTGGATCGAACCAACCTCCAGGTGGCATCGCGCTCGCCCGCCAACGACGCGACCAATGTGGATTACAGCCAGCCCATCCAGGTGGTCTTCACGAAGCCCGTGAAGGAGACCACGGTGAGTGACACCACGGTGAGCTTCGCCGTGGCGGGAGTATTGACGGACAAAACGCTCACCTTGTCGAGTGACGGAAAGACCCTCACGATCAAGCCCAAGGAAAGGCCCGCACTGCCCGCGAAGTTCTCGATTGGGCTGAGCCGAGGTATTACCGACATAGCCGGTAACGCACTCGTTGTCCCAAGCACATCATGGGCTTTCGAAGTTCCAGACTGGTATTCCTTCGGAGGAGCCATCCAGGCCACTGGTGGGGACAATTCCTGGTTGAAGGATCCTAGCATGGTCATCGACGCTCAGGACAACCCCATCGTGGCTTGGACCGAAGCAATGACATATGGAGGGAGAGCCTCCATCTTCGTCTACAAATGGGATGGAAAAGCATTCGCCCCGATAGGTCCAGCCCTTAACGGGACCGCTACGGGCTCAGCATATCACCCGTCAATAGCCCTTGCGAATGATGGGAACCCTGTCGTGGCATGGCACGAATCAGACGGATTCAACGAGAATATCTACGTAAAGCGCTGGACGGGTGCCAACTGGCAAACGGTGGGAACCGGCCCCCTATCCGCTGAAAACGACATTCGCCCAAGTCCCCTCCCAACACCAGCACGCAATCCTTCGATAGCAACAAACGACAGAAACATCTACGTTGCATGGGAGGAACAAACTATCGAGGGGCACTCCACAATATACGTCTGGAAATCCTTCAACGGAGAAAATTTCTCCAGCGTAGGTCCTTCAAATGGGTCGGTCAACGCAGTGCCCGGAAGAACCAGCGGAACAAACCCATCACTCGTACTGAACCGAGACGGACAACCAATCGTCGCATTCCAAGAAGAAACCAAAGAACAGGACCCATCACAAAAAATATACGTACTGAACTACAAAAATGGCACTTGGCACTATGCAGTACCACCGTTTCAAGACAGTTCCACTCCCAACAACTCGGGAGGACTCAGCTCATCCACAGACTTCCCGGCAGCAAAGAACTGCTCACTCACCATCGACCTCCAGAACAACCTACACCTAGCATGGGAAGAAACTTCGCAACACGATGCGCCCTCCGATATACATGTTTTCCGATCATCAGGCGCACAAACCTGGACTCGAACAGGCCACCCCTTGAGTTCATTTTCAGGGCTAGCGACATTCGCGAGATTCCCAAGCATACATGCAACAGAATCGGGAAGAATCTTCACCACTTGGCGAGAATTTTCCTGGTACAAAGATGGCTTTGAACACCTACTCTCCAGTTCCTGGGATGGGAGCAATTGGACAAGCCTCACCGCTACCGATGGATTAAACAAGACACAAGACACCGTCTTGATCTCAAGAATCAAAACCAACTCCCACGAGCAACCTATCGTCATCTGGCTCGAAGATA